Within the Catalinimonas niigatensis genome, the region CTAAAGACTGGATGATTAACCACCAGCTCGGACGAAGAAATCTTAATCCTGATCAGCTAAGTTACTTCAGAGGATTGAAGTACGAACGCATGAAAAAGAAAAGAGGAGGCTACGATAAAGTACTCTCAAGTGGGCAAAGTGGCGATAAGACATCTGAAGTGTTAGCACGGGAATTTAATGTAAGCGATAGGACTATTTTACGGGATGCGGAATTTGCCAAAGGAATTGAAATAATTGCCAAAGGAAATCCACAGATGAAAAATGATATTTTGCTGGGGAGAATCAAAGTAAAGAAAAGCGATGTACAAACTTTGGCTCAAGTCAAAGATTTGAGGCAAATAGGCAGAATCAAAAACGAGGCTGATTTGTATAATAAAGCCAAAAGCATAAGAAAAGAAAAAGAAGCTCAAAAAGCAGAAAAAGTTCAAGGTGAAGTTGATCAGCGTATCAATGATGCAATTGAGACAATTAAAGGCAATGAGCCGGTTTTTACCAACAAAGAGGATAGAATTAAAAGGTTAAAAGCGAATATTGTATCGTCTGTTAACAAAACAATTCAACATAAAGATAAAAGCGCACTTAGAGAAGCTAAAGCTTACCTTAAACGTTTGGAAGATGAATTATTTGGTAAATATGCCAATGCATAGATTTAATTTGATCTCATAAGAAAAGGGGCTCGACAGAGTCCTTTTTTATTAAACAGATGGTTTCGGATCATCTTAATCAAAGGTCATTGATGTTGTAAATATTTAATTCTTTAGTGGCAATAAGGTGTTAGAAGCTTTTGAGGATATAAGTTTTATAGTTTTTCTAGCTCATTAAGGACTTAAGAGAAACATCCTCTTAGAACATAACTCCAAAATTGTCATATGACCAGATATTTCCAGTTTAAGCTTAATAACATGAACAAAATTTTATAACCTTAATGATGGGAACTAATCGCTCTTGAAGACTTTGAAAAGATAAAACAGTGAAGGAAAGATAAGTAGAATACCCACCCCTAAAGCCCATATCAGTGCCTTAATCGTAGCAGGATTGGCCATTGTATTATAAAAGGTAAGGTCTTCAGTATCTTGAATAATTACAATCACAGGAAATTGTATGGCTAACCAACCTCCAATAATTGCGCATACTTGTATGCCAGTAATCAGTCGGGTAAGCAAGGCTTTTTGTCGGTTCAATGATACCCAGACTATCGGAATTAATGCAGTTGCCAGTGCTATACACCCCACGCTCAAAAAACTATGGAAGAAGTCATTCACAAATTGGTGTTCATAAAATTCTGCTGTAAAAAAAAAGATGGGACCGGCAACAAGCAGTGCTATCAAAAATCTTTTACAGTAAGTTGCATAGATGTATCGTTCTTCTTTGGTAAGTGAGGTTTCACTACTTAAAAATGCTGAAGAAATATAACCAAAAAGCAGTACTGTGAATATGCCAAGTACGAATGAAAAAGCATTTGCCCAAGGGTCAATGTATATCTTGACGAATCCTTCTTCATAATCAGTACTGATTCTGCCAAGAATCATGGCTCCAAGGGTGACGCCTAGAAAGAAAGGTGTAAGTATGCTGTTGATCCTAAAGATATGAGTATAGTAGTTGTGCGTATGATCTTTGTCTACATCATAATAACGGAATGTAAAGGCTGTTCCCCTAAAAATAATACCAAGAAGCATAATAAACAAAGGGATGTGCAATGCGGTAGACAGAACGGTATATACCCTTGGGAAACCCATAAAAATAATCACAATTACTAAAATAAGCCATACATGATTAGCCTCCCATACTGGTGGCTTTAGATATCGCTTTTTCACCCTTTTTTCCGGTAAATACTTCAATGATTCCTGCACCGAAGTCTGCCCCTCCGAGTAGTGTATAAAAGACAAAAGCAATCCCAAGAACGACGATGATAATCTCAACCATGATCTGCATATTTTTTTTATTGACTACCCTGATTTGCCGCTTCATCAAAAATACCAATACAAAACCCAGAAGAAGATAAAGTGTGCTCAGAATATAGCATGTATATTGAAGCCCTGGCATTGGAGAAACTGAATCAGCCGTTTTGAACATTCTGTAAACAATCCAGGGTTGCCGACCTACTTCAGTGACAACCCATCCTGCCTCAACGGCTATAAATCCTAATGGTGTACAAATACCCACCACCCACAACCACCAATTCTTATACAGTATCTCTTTCTTTTTCCAATAGAAGAGGAGAAATACAAGTCCTACCGTTGCCATTAGCATTCCCGAGAGAACCATCACCTGAAATGCTATGTGTGTAATCTGTACAGGAGGCCAGAGTTCTCTGGGAAATTCTTTAAGACCGGTCACTGTAGCATCAAAATCACCATGAGCGAGAAAGCTAAGCATTTTGGGTAAACGGATGGCATAGTCTACTGTAGCCCGCTCAACATCAGGTATACCACCAATCAGCAAGTCTGCTCCTTTTTCTGTCTCAAAAAGAGCTTCCATTGCTGCTAATTTTTCCGGTTGTCTTTCTGCAATATCTTTAGCTGAAATATCACCACTAAGGGGTTGTAAGATAGCGGAAACCGCACCAAATGTAAGAGCAATCTTATAAGCTTTCTGATGTAGCACATGACCGGGATTTTTTAGCAAAAGGAGAGCATGAAGCCCTGCTACTGCAAAACTAGTGCTGACAAAAGCGGCAATGGTCATATGGAGTGCTTGGGAAAACCAGGCATCATTAAACATCGCAGCATAAGGATCTATATTTACAGCCTGTCCATCTACCCAATCAAAACCAGCGGGACTATTCATCCAGGCATTGGCGGCAACCACAAAAATTCCTGAGATTACTCCAGAAATGCCTACTACGATCCCGGAAGCCCAATGCACCCAACGATTTACTTTATTCCATCCATACAGAAAGAAGCCGAGGGCAATTGCTTCAAGGAAGAATGCAGTACCTTCCCAACTGAAAGGCATACCAATAATTTCACCCGCATACTCCATAAAGCCCGGCCAAAGTAAACCAAGTTCAAAAGATAAAACTGTACCTGACACGGCTCCAACAGCAAAAAAAATGGCTACTCCTTTTGACCAGGATTTAGCAAGATCCAGATAGACTTCTTGTTTAGATTTAAGCCATTGCCATTCCGCAAAAGCCATAAGAAAAGGCATGGTCATCCCTATGCAGGAGAAAATAATATGAAATCCAAGAGAAATAGCCATTTGAAGTCGTGCTGCGAAAAGATCTTCCATGCGTTTCTTTAATAATTATGAAGCGAAGCTATGCCATAGACTTCATAAAATAAAGACTAAAACAGTCCTTTATTTTAGTTTCCATTATCAACTGTTATTTTCTGCTGTTAAATTTTTTAATCAAAAGGAGATGAAAAGCATAATAAATTAAGAATTAGGTATACCGATTTTTCATCATATAAAGATAAGTGCAGTAAAAAATACTTACTGTAGCTGCAATTATGTCACTTTGTTTTTAGGTATTTTTATTCTGTTCAATAGTAAAATACTCTGTCTATCAAATCATCTGTTACTGTATGAAAAAAAGTATAGATAAGCAATTGGATGAACTCTCAATTTTACCTATTTCTTTAATACTGATAAAAAGTTAATGATAGCAAAATATTGGATATCATTATACCCAAATAGAAAACAGATTTGCTAAAAATTTTTGAGAAATTAAACTTTAATTTTATAAAAATCAGTGGCTTATGAAACTCAGGATACTACCATAATTGCTTAGCTCAAGTCTTTGAATAAACACCATCTGAATAAGCAGTGCAAATCCGGATTTATACCTGCTTATTGAGTAAGAAATTACATCTTAGTTTAGTTTTTTTAACTTTGGCTTACTATATCACAGTGGTAAGTTTAAAAGCCCATTCTATAATCATTAGTGATTTAATTCTCCGAGGCAGAGCCTCGGAAAGTTGGGTCCAGGGCTCTACTCTGGGGTTTAATACCTTTTATTTGCCTTGATATGATTTTTAAAAAAAAATTATTTTAAGTTTAGTGGTATCATACATGAAGATTTAAACATTGAATGGATAGTATTATACAATAATTGAGTAAAAAATAAAAAAACATAACAAATGTAAGATACATCCATCCTGCATAATAAAAATGAGCATATTAAATCCGACTTTAGTATGAAGAATGGACAAAAAAGACAAACTAACCTGCCCTAATATACTCCTTAACGCATATGCATGTTTTGGAAAATGTGATGTTGCCATATTGTTACGAATATTCGTATTAAGTGTGCTTTTAATTTGGCAGTCCACGAATCAAGTGATTGCAGAACAAAACCCATATCTCAATGAAGGTTATTCGCATGACCTTACCGATACTATTTCAAGTCTCTTATTAAAAAGTCTGGAAGGGTCTGAACCTTCAGAATCGCTGGAATATGCGATGGAAGCAATGAAGAGAGCTGAATACATAGACGATAGTGCTCAATTAGCAGAAGCTTATTATTCAGTAGGCTCTTCGTATGATATGTTAGGCGAAGATCAACTGGCAATAAAATATTTTCAGCTTGCCCTCAAAGAATATGAAGATCTGGACGATAGTCTTAATGTGAGCTGGACATTAAATAACCTAGGAGTAGTTTATGATGAACTCGGCGACTACGATGAGGCTTTATCATATTATTTGTTGTCACTAGAAGCACTGGGCGAAGGAGAGTACCCTGAAAACAGGGTAACGCTTTATAACAATATTGGCCTTATTTATGAGGCCAATGGCTTAACCGATAAAGCACTGGAAAATCTTTATAGCGCCTACAGGCTTGCGCTAAAATATGACTTACAGGGCCGTATTACTTATCCTCTACATAGCTTGGGAGAAACCTATCTTAATCATGGTGAATACGATAGTGCGCTCCATTATTTTCTTCAGTCATATCAGGTAGATGATGAGTTGGAGGATCAAATGGGACTAGCCATTAATTTGCAATCTATGGGGAAGGCTTACCTGCTTCAGAAAAAATACAAAAAAGCAGAAGCCCACTTGAAAGAAGCACTGGAAATTCAGACAAAAATAGGAGATAAATATGAGCAGACCTGTACTCTAACCTTGCTTGGCAAGCTGTACTTTCAAATGAAGAATTACGAGCAAGCTTTAGAATATACTGGAAGAGCGTTAAAGTTTGCAGAAAAATCAAATACCAAAAATCAAATTAAAGAAGCGGCAGAAGTGTTAAGCAATATATATCGTGATTTTGGAAATTTTGAAAAAGCACTTTTTTATACAGATTTAAGCAATACCTACAAAGACAGCATATACAATGAAGCAAAAAGTAGGCATCTGGCACTATTACAGTTAAACAAACAAGAAGCAGAAAATGCTGCTTTGATGACTGATAATGAGTTTAAGTCTGCCATATTGGACGATCAACAGGTATTGATAGAGAAACAGACTTATGTGGTCATTTTTATATCTTTAGGGCTTGTATTAAGTTTTATTATACTTTCTCTCCTGATGAATTCAAATAAGGATAAGAATTTAGCCAATCAAAGACTGATCAAGCAAAAGCAAGAAATAGAGAAAATCATCAAAGAGCTTACCACACTAAATGAAAATGTAAACCGACAAAAAGATGACCTTCAACGGTCTAATCAAATCAAGGATAAGCTTCTTTCTATTATTTCTCATGATTTTAGAAGCCCCTTAAATTCGCTAGAAGGGATTCTTGACCTGATGACTCAGGGCAGGATCTCTCCTGATGAAATGCAGATGATTTCTAAAGAACTCCGACTAAAAGTGAATATCACGACGAATTTGTTGGACAACTTACTGAACTGGGCTAAAAGTCAAATGCAGGGAATTAATCCAAATCCTGAATTTTTTGACATAAAAAATTTAGTAGAAGATACCATTCACCTGCTTTCTACCCAGGCTGAGAAAAAAGATGTAAGAATCTATAATCGTATAGTGCATTCTCAAAATGTATTCTCTGACTATGAAATGACAAAACTAGTAGTTAGAAATCTGGTAAGTAATGCTATCAAATTCACTTCATCAGGAGATAAAATTTTTGTGAAAGCTGGTTTAGAAAATGGCTTCCTTCAATTTGTAGTAAAAGATACCGGTAAGGGTATCATACAAGAAGAAAAAAGTAAATTATTTACTCATGAGTCAAAATCCACCTTGGGCACTGCTTACGAGAAAGGTACAGGTCTGGGCCTATTGCTTTGCAAAGATTTTGTGGAAAAAAATGGTGGAAATATCACTGTGGAAAGCGAAGAAGGTGAAGGAAGTACTTTTTGTTTTACCATTCCAATAGAGCCATCAGTCATAGAGCTAATGGAAATAAAAGAATGAACCACCATCAAACCTAAAACGCTCACAATGGTTCATTCTAATACTTGATCTTTAAGTCAAAATTTCAATACTTTTGTTAGCGACAACCTGATTGTTATAAGGAGGTTTAATATTAATTTCTTCTATATTTCTAAAAAAACCATGATATAACTCAGGAGTAATGATGATCTTTGTCATGGCAAAATTGTATCCGATGTTAATCGCTATTTTTTTATCTAAATTCCTCAAGTATGATCATCATAATATTTGGCTTACCTGGAACTGGTAAATCTTATTTTGGAAAACGTTTAGCTGAGCACCTGGGCTTGGTTTATATCAACAGCGATAGAATTCGTAAGCGACTCCAACTAAGCGGAAAATATGGGTCGGAAGAAAAAAAGAGCGTATATGAACAAATGTTGAATACCACGGAAGAACAAGTGCAGCAGCACAAAGGTGTTATACTGGATGCTACCTTTAGTGATCACTCCTATATTCAGAAAGTGAAAAACTTAGCCCAACGGCATGAGATTCCCACCAGACTTATTGAAATGGTAGCAGATGAGAAGGTAATCATAGAAAGAGTACGTAAGACCAGACCTTATTCGGAAGCTGACTATGAAGTGTATAAAAAAATGAAAGCAAATTATGAGGCTATAGATGAAACTCACCTGATACTTGATACTTCTCAAACTACGGATGATCAATTGATACAAGAGGCTATAAAATACCTTTACCATGACTGAGAAAGAATTTATCCTGCTTAAAAATAACCCATTGATCCTAGGCAATGAAATCTCTCATCATATAGAATTTTATGAGACACACATTTCTTATCTGCTGATATTATCGGAGTATGTTTATAAAATTAAAAAGACTGTTAAACTTCCATTTCTTGATTTTTCGGAGTTGCAACTTAGACAAAAAGCTTGTACTCAGGAGTTGTTGCTTAACCTTCGGACAGCTCCATCCATGTACATAGATCTGTATGAAGTAAAAAACGTTCAAGATAGAATTAGTATAGGGGGGAGTTATGGGAGAACAATAGATTATGCGGTGAGGATGAAAAAAGCAGACAATAATCTTGAAATGGATCAGGTATTGGCCCGGAATGAGGTAGAGAAGAAACACATGGAAAAACTTGCCAGCCTGGTTGCTCAATTTCATCAAAAGACATTTGCAGTGCACAAGGTATGGGATTTACAAGGCCTCAAAGATACCTATAATCAGCTACAGGCATGGAGTAATTTGGCAGGACATGCATTAGGTAAGGATTATCAGCGCACCATCCATGATTCCTGCGACCTTTCAGATCATTTTTTGACCAAAAATATTGATAAAATGAACAAGCGTAGCCAAATGAGCTTGGTCAGAGATGTACATGGGGATTTACATAGCCGCAATATATTCTTAGAAAACAATCCCATTATTTTTGATTGTATTGAATTTGATGATGACCTGCGGCAAATAGACCTGCTCAATGAAATTGCCTTTTTTATAATGGACATGGAGTTTTTCGGAGCAGATGAACTAGCCCGGCATTTTTACAATCATTATGTAAGTATGATGCTAGCAGCTGGTTATGAAACCCTGGAAGATGACGCAATTCTGAATTATTTTAAAATGTATCGGGCATCAGTAAGGGCAAAAGTAGGTTTCATAAGTCTGGACAAACAAAAAGAAGAAACAAAGCAGCAGGATTTAGGAGAAGAAATTACCCGATATCTGAATCTGGTAAAGCGATATTCTCTACTGTTGACATAAAAAAGTGGAGTTCTGTCACCACTTTTTTATGTTGTGCTAGCAAAACTTAATTCTTCAGTACCAGTAACGGTCTTTGGGTATGGAATATCATATGCTGAGTTTTGCTGCCATGTATGAGTTTATCAATCAGGCTATGCTCACGAGGGACCATCGCCAACATACTGAATTCATGATTCTTCAAAAATCTTTCAATGCCTTCATTGATGCTTTCATCTTCCAAAGTATAATGATATGCACGAGGCACCTTATGAAGAATTCTATCCAGGTCTTCACCGGCCTCCAGTTCTTCAATAGATAATTTAGTAGCCTCTTTACGGACATGGAGTATATCTAAATTGGCGTGAAATGTATTTGCCATACTAATCATTGTAGCGTAAGTTTCCGGCTTATGCACTTTTTGGTAATCAGTCGCAAGTACAATACTTTCTATTTTGCTAAACTTAACATTTTCCGGAATCACAAGAATTGGCACCTGAGTGCGATTAATAAGGTGTGTTGTGGTACTGCCAAACAATTCCTGTAATGCATTGGCACCCCTGGTACCCATCACAACCAGGTCTATGTTTTTCTGTTCAATAATATGCTGGATGTTTTCTTCTGCAAATCCACATTCTAAAACAGTTTCGTAATGCAAAGATTTACTGGAGAGATAGTCGTTTTTAATTTTATCCATTTCTGCGTTGACCTCTTCTCTCACATCTTCAATGTCAACCATTCCTTCAGGATATATACCACCTAATGGGTAAGCCACATCAGAAACAGTTGGAATGCGGTAGGAGTGTAGTACGTACAGTTTAGCTTCAAATTCTCTCGCAAGTCCTGTAGCATAAAGCAGTGCATTATTTGCGGCGGATGAAAAATCGGTAGGTGCTAAGATGTTCTTGATAGATTTCATGGCATTGATATTTAGAGATACTAAGCATAAGTTTCTTCCAATTTTGGATTGAAAACATTGATAAGAAAATCCTCCTTAACCATCGTAGTTACCCTTTTTAAAATCGCTTCTTCTGCATAAAGGATTTTTTGCATAAGATCGGCTTCCTGTTGAAAATCAAGAGAGCGAAAGTAAAGCAGCAGTGTCTTATAATTTCCCAGCTTATAATGGCTAGCCAAAATAAGTGAATGTAACAAAGTGGCATCCACAAGTGTGGCACTGCTATCTTCATCAATCAATTTGAAGGTTTCCTTAAATAGCCCATTAATCCCTTCGCTGCCAGCCTGGATATGGGTATTTTTCATTGAATTCATGATTTTGAGAAGATAATTCAGCTTATAATTTGAGCTTTGCTTCACATCAAACAGTAATTCTTTAAGTTGTGAAGCACTTGCCTTATAAGTGAGCACTTGTAAGTAAACAAGAAATTGATGCTCTGACTTATACATTATACTTAAATGTTTAAGTGCAAGTTCACGATAATTGTGGATAGACTTCATAATTAAAAAATTTTTATTATCTTAATAAGTAGTAAGGTAAAAAAGATACTTTTCTAAATTTACCATTTAAATCAGCTTTTTTTATGATTTTTGTCATATTATTTTTTAACATATCGCACTAACTTTTTGAAAATTTATCTAAAAATGTATAGCCATGAAAACGCTTCACAAACTCGACAAACATGTGATCTATCTGGATGAATTAATTCTGCAGGTAGCCTCACTATTAGACCGCCCTAACGACATTAATTGTGCAGCCCGTGCTGTTGAAGCCGTACTAATAGCAGTAAGAAACCGGCTTACTTTTGAGCAGTCTATCAAATTTTTGAACTATTTGCCGCTTCCTTTTAAAGCGATTTACATCAAAGATTGGAAAGTGAACGACCGTGTGCCTGATCGTATAGAATCTATGAACGAGTTTATTGAAGAGGTGTACAGACTTGATTCTACTGTATGTAACAATGACTATTGCGAATATCAAGAAATCAAGAAAATAGTAAAAGCTGTCTTCAAAGTTATAGGCTTTCATGTCTCAAGTGAAGAACTTAAGAAAGAGCTTACTTTCTTACCTGACGATCTAAGAATATATTTAGAGGCTGAAGGGGTATCTATAAAGTCTAATATGGTAGACTCAAGTATCTGGTTATCTTAGCTGAGCTACTTTCTTTAGTGGTAATTTATGGGACTGGTATTTCTGCTACAGAAAATGAATATTTTTATTTTACTGGTCATGGGATTGGTATATGATTAACCATAGAAATATTGATTCTTTTGATAAAAAATACCTAACTCTTTATTATCGCAAAATTATAATCAAACCAAACTGAGTTATCAAACAAATTTATTTTTTTAAGGAAACTCATCCTAAATGAGCAATAATGCTCATTGATCATTTGTGGAAAATGTCAAAAATATTAAATATCTAATTTCTTTTTTCAGCAGAAGTCAGAGATAATTTAACGCCACCAACTGCGCCAAAAATCTGTGTATCCTCTTTGCCTTATGATGCCAATAGGTCCCTTGTAAATTCCTCCATCAATATATTTATCATATACTCGGATTGTTAATAAGTTATAATCACCAAATTTCAGTACGTTAGGAGGTAGTGTATACTTTCTGATGGTTTGATAGGCAAAATCGTCATTATATACATACTGATTGTTGTCGTCAAAACCTGTACTTCCGATGAGGACACCATTTACAAAAGTCTGATCAAAATCATCAATCATACCCAGGAGAAGTATCAATTCATCTGTATTCAGATTTTGTGGTAGGTAGAATACTTTTCTATACCAGGCATACCCGTCATAGTTAACAAAACCTTGTTTTTCCCAGAAAAGCGGAACCATAATCTTCTCCCAATCGGTAGCGGATTCTTTTTGTTCTTTCCATAAAAGATTATCTCCCAGATTAAAATCCCATACACCATTAAGATCAACATCAAGTTTATCATATTCTTTGTTGGAAACGATACCAAGTACTCCTGCAATGATACCACCATCTACTTTATCATCATAAACGCGAATGGCAATGGTGTTTTCACCTTCAGGATTAAGATATTCCGAAGGTATGGGATACCTGCGAAAGGCATTATAGGCAGTCTGGTAATAAGGAGGAAAGGAACCGGAAAAACCGATCAGCTTACCATTGACAAATACCTCATCCACATCATCAATATAGCCAAGGGATAAATATAAATTTTCATCTGAATGCTCCTTACTAAGCACAAATTTTTTGCGATACCAGGCGTAACCATCATAGGAATGAAAACCCTGTGTTTCCCATGCTGCTGGAGCAAATAGCTGATCCCACTGACTATCGTCGTAAGTAAGCTCGGACCATCTGAGATTGTCACCAATCTGAAATTTCCACTCGCCTTTTAAGTCTATTTGAAGATCCCAGGTTGAGGCAAATGAAAATGAAAATGAAAAGCTACCCAAGAGCAAAGCGTGGACGTAAAAAACCGTTTTATACATATGTGCAGTAGCCATTCAATATTTGAGTAAGAAGCACTGAATTTTCTAATAATAATGGCTAATCATTTCCTCTATGCCTTTAGATTTCAAGCTATATTGAGAAAAATGCCTCTCATGGGATTTCTCTTCTATCGCATGTTTGGTGGAAAAGCCAATCCTGCGTGTATTGTAATCAATCATGAAGTCATACTTTCTCATGATATCAGAACCAATAATCCCATGTATCGTGATATGAGATTTTTTTTTCACCAGGGACACAAGCTTACTCAAATCTAATGCAAACAGAGTGCTTTTCATCTCACTATTTCCTAATACTAGCCTGCAAAATTTAATTCTGCTAAGATTTTTCTTTATGCCATTTATACCTTCAATGTTATGGCTTTCTTCTTTGCTGTGGGCAATTCTGAATTTAAATAATTTCGTATTTTTTTCATCTAGTATGGAAATATCGGAACCCGTATCTATCAAAAAATATGCGGTCTTACCGTTGATTTTTGCTGCAACAATAGGTTTATGATCCAGATGAACCATATTTATATATTCGTAATTAACTGTTTGTGCCCGTGTACTTAAAGTAGAAGTGTACAACAAAATCAGTACAAAAATAGAGTGCATTCTCATGGCTAAATAGTTTGTACTAAATTAAATTGACATTCTATTGTAAGTGCCATGAATGAGTAATGGGATGTAAAAGATTGTCACATGTGAAAGGAGCAGATGATATGTCCAATTTAAAACTTTAGAAGCGTACGGTTTTTTTACCGCGAAATTGTTATACATAATGCATACTTAAAAAAAGTATAAAAAAATTCGTTTTTTAAGTATTTATTAATACCTTAGCATTATCAACTTAAAATTAGTATGATGATGGAAACTAAAGTAATGTATTATAATAAGTCGGAGAACGAGAGATACGGGCGTCCACAGAACATAAGAGTGCTTGTTTCTTCTTACCTTACAGAGTTGCGGGAGAATAGCGGAGATAAAAAGAGAAATCAAACTACTGCTGGATAAACATCTTGTAGCCAATCCCGTGAACTGTGAGTATGATGCGGGGATCATTGTGATTATTTTCAATCTTGTGCCTTAATTTGACAATAAAGTTATCTATTGTTCGGGTAGTAGGCTGTTCTTCTTCATATCCCCAAATATTGTCTAAAAGATCAAATCTGCTTACTGCCTGGTTCTTATGTTCCCATAGGTATTTTAATACCTCAAACTCCCGGTAAGACATCTTTATATTCTGCCCATTTTCTTCAGCAACATAGGAGTTGAATGCCACGGCTAAACGTCCAATATGGATTTTTCTTTCGTCATTTGCTGTGCTGCTATAACCTCTTCGAAGTGCAGCTTTGATACGAGCCATTAACTCTCTTACACTAAAA harbors:
- a CDS encoding ParB N-terminal domain-containing protein, with the protein product MEASLLNEIQVLSDNGKTKSIQFDDIKVKSELQNFITPLSEDSREQLEENIKLNGCLDPLTLWDKKNGDLVLVDGHNRYQICSKHDIPFRVRIIKFGSEEEAKDWMINHQLGRRNLNPDQLSYFRGLKYERMKKKRGGYDKVLSSGQSGDKTSEVLAREFNVSDRTILRDAEFAKGIEIIAKGNPQMKNDILLGRIKVKKSDVQTLAQVKDLRQIGRIKNEADLYNKAKSIRKEKEAQKAEKVQGEVDQRINDAIETIKGNEPVFTNKEDRIKRLKANIVSSVNKTIQHKDKSALREAKAYLKRLEDELFGKYANA
- a CDS encoding cytochrome d ubiquinol oxidase subunit II, giving the protein MKKRYLKPPVWEANHVWLILVIVIIFMGFPRVYTVLSTALHIPLFIMLLGIIFRGTAFTFRYYDVDKDHTHNYYTHIFRINSILTPFFLGVTLGAMILGRISTDYEEGFVKIYIDPWANAFSFVLGIFTVLLFGYISSAFLSSETSLTKEERYIYATYCKRFLIALLVAGPIFFFTAEFYEHQFVNDFFHSFLSVGCIALATALIPIVWVSLNRQKALLTRLITGIQVCAIIGGWLAIQFPVIVIIQDTEDLTFYNTMANPATIKALIWALGVGILLIFPSLFYLFKVFKSD
- a CDS encoding cytochrome ubiquinol oxidase subunit I, producing the protein MEDLFAARLQMAISLGFHIIFSCIGMTMPFLMAFAEWQWLKSKQEVYLDLAKSWSKGVAIFFAVGAVSGTVLSFELGLLWPGFMEYAGEIIGMPFSWEGTAFFLEAIALGFFLYGWNKVNRWVHWASGIVVGISGVISGIFVVAANAWMNSPAGFDWVDGQAVNIDPYAAMFNDAWFSQALHMTIAAFVSTSFAVAGLHALLLLKNPGHVLHQKAYKIALTFGAVSAILQPLSGDISAKDIAERQPEKLAAMEALFETEKGADLLIGGIPDVERATVDYAIRLPKMLSFLAHGDFDATVTGLKEFPRELWPPVQITHIAFQVMVLSGMLMATVGLVFLLFYWKKKEILYKNWWLWVVGICTPLGFIAVEAGWVVTEVGRQPWIVYRMFKTADSVSPMPGLQYTCYILSTLYLLLGFVLVFLMKRQIRVVNKKNMQIMVEIIIVVLGIAFVFYTLLGGADFGAGIIEVFTGKKGEKAISKATSMGG
- a CDS encoding tetratricopeptide repeat-containing sensor histidine kinase, which gives rise to MIAEQNPYLNEGYSHDLTDTISSLLLKSLEGSEPSESLEYAMEAMKRAEYIDDSAQLAEAYYSVGSSYDMLGEDQLAIKYFQLALKEYEDLDDSLNVSWTLNNLGVVYDELGDYDEALSYYLLSLEALGEGEYPENRVTLYNNIGLIYEANGLTDKALENLYSAYRLALKYDLQGRITYPLHSLGETYLNHGEYDSALHYFLQSYQVDDELEDQMGLAINLQSMGKAYLLQKKYKKAEAHLKEALEIQTKIGDKYEQTCTLTLLGKLYFQMKNYEQALEYTGRALKFAEKSNTKNQIKEAAEVLSNIYRDFGNFEKALFYTDLSNTYKDSIYNEAKSRHLALLQLNKQEAENAALMTDNEFKSAILDDQQVLIEKQTYVVIFISLGLVLSFIILSLLMNSNKDKNLANQRLIKQKQEIEKIIKELTTLNENVNRQKDDLQRSNQIKDKLLSIISHDFRSPLNSLEGILDLMTQGRISPDEMQMISKELRLKVNITTNLLDNLLNWAKSQMQGINPNPEFFDIKNLVEDTIHLLSTQAEKKDVRIYNRIVHSQNVFSDYEMTKLVVRNLVSNAIKFTSSGDKIFVKAGLENGFLQFVVKDTGKGIIQEEKSKLFTHESKSTLGTAYEKGTGLGLLLCKDFVEKNGGNITVESEEGEGSTFCFTIPIEPSVIELMEIKE
- a CDS encoding AAA family ATPase, with the translated sequence MIIIIFGLPGTGKSYFGKRLAEHLGLVYINSDRIRKRLQLSGKYGSEEKKSVYEQMLNTTEEQVQQHKGVILDATFSDHSYIQKVKNLAQRHEIPTRLIEMVADEKVIIERVRKTRPYSEADYEVYKKMKANYEAIDETHLILDTSQTTDDQLIQEAIKYLYHD
- a CDS encoding universal stress protein; the encoded protein is MKSIKNILAPTDFSSAANNALLYATGLAREFEAKLYVLHSYRIPTVSDVAYPLGGIYPEGMVDIEDVREEVNAEMDKIKNDYLSSKSLHYETVLECGFAEENIQHIIEQKNIDLVVMGTRGANALQELFGSTTTHLINRTQVPILVIPENVKFSKIESIVLATDYQKVHKPETYATMISMANTFHANLDILHVRKEATKLSIEELEAGEDLDRILHKVPRAYHYTLEDESINEGIERFLKNHEFSMLAMVPREHSLIDKLIHGSKTQHMIFHTQRPLLVLKN
- a CDS encoding DUF892 family protein; protein product: MKSIHNYRELALKHLSIMYKSEHQFLVYLQVLTYKASASQLKELLFDVKQSSNYKLNYLLKIMNSMKNTHIQAGSEGINGLFKETFKLIDEDSSATLVDATLLHSLILASHYKLGNYKTLLLYFRSLDFQQEADLMQKILYAEEAILKRVTTMVKEDFLINVFNPKLEETYA
- a CDS encoding DUF2267 domain-containing protein gives rise to the protein MKTLHKLDKHVIYLDELILQVASLLDRPNDINCAARAVEAVLIAVRNRLTFEQSIKFLNYLPLPFKAIYIKDWKVNDRVPDRIESMNEFIEEVYRLDSTVCNNDYCEYQEIKKIVKAVFKVIGFHVSSEELKKELTFLPDDLRIYLEAEGVSIKSNMVDSSIWLS